TGAGAGAGCGCTGTTACTGCAagggttgtgttttgggtttttttttctggacaacaGGGAAGAGGTAACACAAAAGCAACAACTCAATTAAGACTTGTCAAGGAGCTGTTAGGCAAGACAAAGGTAAGGCAGTACACTTGACTGACCAGGTGAAGGGTCGCGATTGAGACAGCTTCtcaaaacttacatttttaagGAGAAATTAAATTCTACTTCAGCTTGTTGAGCCCTTCTGACAcctctccccacctccttccAGTAGCACAAGCAGGTTAGAGTGCACGGTCAACATCAACAGTTCACGTTTCAGCTTGGcataatgtatataaataaattatattaatttaaataaatgtaagacactttaaataaatgaaatgctaAAGAGTGACACCTCCTGTCGAGTTATTTCCCAGCAGGAATACTGAGTGGCTTGGCGTTCTCTTCACCCCCACATTCGTTAGGGTCCTGGATGTTCAGGAGCTCAAGTCTTGACGGGGATGGTTTGTTTGCATCCAGCAGCGCTGCAGTCTGCTTCAGGTAAGCCCACGGAGTACTCCGTGGTGGCAATGAGCAACATGTCCAGAGTAGTTTCAGTACACTTTGCAATGAAGCGTATGAAAGGCCTCACGTCGCCCTCATTGGCTACTTCCAAGACGTGGTAATACTCGGCTCGCTGCTCCTTGCGGATGGTGATGGGTGGGTACCCTGCCTGCATTAGGATGAGGTTCATTAACAGGCGCGAGGTCCTTCCGTTGCCATCAACAAACGGATGGATGTAAACCAACTTGTAGTGGGCTAAGGCAGCGAATTCCACAGGGTGCAAGCTCATGGCGTCTTCCGAGTTAATCCACTGCACGAACTCCTGCATCTGCTTCTCAACATCCTGGGGGTGTGGAGGTATGTGATGTCCTACAAACACCTGAGTAGTCCTGAAGCGCCCTGCCTCTACCGGGTCAGCGTAGCCCAGCACTCTCCGGTGTATCTCCAAGATGTCACTGATGGTGACGGAGCCTATCCGTGAGACCAGCGTGGTGTTGACGTATTTCAAAGCCGCATGCATGCCGATCACCTCGTTCTGCTCCACTAAGCTTTTCCCAGGAACAGCGTATCTGGTCTCAATGATGTGTCGTATTTCTGACAGCGTCAGGGTGTTGCCTTCAATAGCAACCGTGTGGTAGATGTGGTGGTAATAGGACTCCTCCATCACTCGGCGCAGGGCAGAATTGCCTTTGGGGATGGCCATCACTTTTTTAACCTTGCTGTCAATAATGCTAAAATACCTCTGATCTATCTCTTCAACTAAAGGCAACGTCCGGTCCCGATTGATCAGAGCCTTCTCATTGCAGGGAGAAATGGTTAGTGCTTTGGAGTACAGGTAGTCGGCCTGAAGAatgtctttttcctcttcagaaaaaataCCAAATTCGTTCAGAGCATCCACGTAATCAGGGTCCATTTTGAGGGCGTACACGAAGAGTTTGTGGGCCTTCTCCCGCTTCCCTTGGCGCTTCATTTCCAGGGCTTGATTCAGAGCCGCTTTGGCTTCTAACTTCACTTCTGAAATGCAATGATAACAGTGAGATAACAGGGCAGGGAACTGTACTGAAAGCCTCTGGAGCCTGTCACCATTCACCGatataaaattcaaataaagTCAGCCTATACGAATTTTAATAGAGAACTTTTATTCCAGCCTTTGCCAGGCTACAAGCACAGAGGCTTGTGCCATGTTTACGGGCTGAGTAcgcagcagcagagctgttccTGGCAGGATCTGTGAGCAGCGTGGCTCAAGCTGGCCACAGGCCTGTAGCCATCCCGGCAAAACTCACTTTGGCCACCAGGCTGCTTTGTGTGGGAGGACACAGTCTCTTAAAAGACATTCTCTCAGCAATAACACCAGTTCTCTTGCTAGAAGCAGAGCCCACAGCTGCTAACAGTGCTTCTATCCGTTTTTTCACTGAACTATCAAACATCTTCCCAGCGATAATAGCTTTAATGCGAATAAAGTGCTGGAATTGTAATGATTCCTTTGAGTGTCCTCCAAATTAATGTCCTGGCCAGTAAAGGCAATGACCACAGCCTGTCATTGCCAGAAAGGCTGTTCCACAGCAGCCAGAATTTCAGCAGTAATGCCGCGTATCCCATGTTACTGTGTATTAAAACACCACTCCCTATTCCAGTCACCTCAACAGAACTTACTGGTACcgaaaacatgaagaaaagcttCTGAGGGACAAAAGAATGGTGGGAAAATGCCAGCGCGTCACCCTTCTGCAGCTCAGGGCGATGGAATGCAGTCGGGCTGGCGATGGTGTGTCTGACCTCTGGGTCATTCACAGCTGACGTTAATTTGCAGTTGGGTAGTGAGAGTTTGTTACCATTATGGGGTACGGGAGATCATCAGGTGGAGGAGTGTGGGTGTCCAGATGTGGGTCGTTGTTATTATACAGCAACCCAGTTGTTCCCCTGTACCCACCTGGGGACACTCTTACCTGGGGAGGCTTTGCCtttcagcaccagcagctccagccctttgGAGGTCACGCTCAGGCCAGTTGTTTGTTCTTTGTATCTGCTGACCCCTGAGGAGCCCGCCCCCAGTTTACTCTTCAGGAAGGAGAATCCTTTGAGCACTGTGTGGCACTGGTCTTCCACAGCAGCCGGCgggagcagcagcatcaccagcGAGCTCAGGAGGAGCACCAGCACGGCCGCCCACCGGACGCGGACCCACAGGGTTATCCATTTCAACTCGGGATCTGTCGCCATAGACACGAGATTCATCCTGCTTCCAGCGCAGACGTGAGGAACATCTCCTTTCCCACTGCTCCCACCTGGGAACACAAACAGCTTTAGCCAGAGCTCCGTGTCACGGGGCAGGCATGGCACGGTGCTGGAGACGTGGCATCTGAGCGGACTTTCAGCATCCGTGCTCTGGGCTTCTGTCACAGCTGTTAGGGGTTATCCCAAGCACCCACCTTTCCCTGCCGCCTCAAAGCACATCAGGGCAGGGTGCGTGCAGTATTCGGAGCAACACAAGTCCTTACGGGTACTGCTGTAGGTTAACGTGAAAGCAGCAGCGTGAAGAGACACTGAAGCCCATGAGCTCTGAAGGGACGGAGGAGCTCTGTCCACAACATGGCCCAGttgcccatctcctcctcctcccccagctcccagccctcctccagccctgccacccccacAGCTCCTGTGTCTCCTCCCGCCCTGGAACTCCCTCCCCAGACCCCCACCTTCCCCTTCAGCCGCTCCTTCCCCAgcacccttccctccccagctctccctccccgcgCCTGCTGGGCCCCCCTCACTCCCCGTCTGCTGTCCCGGCCTCCCCTCAGGCCCGCATTCTCCTCGCCACTGGGCCCGCAACGGCCCGgaccccacagcctccccctgGCCCCACCGGCACCCTCCGGGGTTGCCCCCGGGTCCCCTCACCTCGCCCCCGGGCCCTCCCCGCCCCAGAGTTTCCCCAGCCCGGGTTCCACCATCACCTTTGCCGCCTCCCCGGGAGCCGCCGGCTGCCGGCTA
The Numenius arquata chromosome 16, bNumArq3.hap1.1, whole genome shotgun sequence DNA segment above includes these coding regions:
- the FICD gene encoding protein adenylyltransferase FICD isoform X1, with translation MAGRGGRALRGRGYCSRQPAAPGEGEAVGSGKGDVPHVCAGSRMNLVSMATDPELKWITLWVRVRWAAVLVLLLSSLVMLLLPPAAVEDQCHTVLKGFSFLKSKLGAGSSGVSRYKEQTTGLSVTSKGLELLVLKGKASPEVKLEAKAALNQALEMKRQGKREKAHKLFVYALKMDPDYVDALNEFGIFSEEEKDILQADYLYSKALTISPCNEKALINRDRTLPLVEEIDQRYFSIIDSKVKKVMAIPKGNSALRRVMEESYYHHIYHTVAIEGNTLTLSEIRHIIETRYAVPGKSLVEQNEVIGMHAALKYVNTTLVSRIGSVTISDILEIHRRVLGYADPVEAGRFRTTQVFVGHHIPPHPQDVEKQMQEFVQWINSEDAMSLHPVEFAALAHYKLVYIHPFVDGNGRTSRLLMNLILMQAGYPPITIRKEQRAEYYHVLEVANEGDVRPFIRFIAKCTETTLDMLLIATTEYSVGLPEADCSAAGCKQTIPVKT
- the FICD gene encoding protein adenylyltransferase FICD isoform X2, whose protein sequence is MNLVSMATDPELKWITLWVRVRWAAVLVLLLSSLVMLLLPPAAVEDQCHTVLKGFSFLKSKLGAGSSGVSRYKEQTTGLSVTSKGLELLVLKGKASPEVKLEAKAALNQALEMKRQGKREKAHKLFVYALKMDPDYVDALNEFGIFSEEEKDILQADYLYSKALTISPCNEKALINRDRTLPLVEEIDQRYFSIIDSKVKKVMAIPKGNSALRRVMEESYYHHIYHTVAIEGNTLTLSEIRHIIETRYAVPGKSLVEQNEVIGMHAALKYVNTTLVSRIGSVTISDILEIHRRVLGYADPVEAGRFRTTQVFVGHHIPPHPQDVEKQMQEFVQWINSEDAMSLHPVEFAALAHYKLVYIHPFVDGNGRTSRLLMNLILMQAGYPPITIRKEQRAEYYHVLEVANEGDVRPFIRFIAKCTETTLDMLLIATTEYSVGLPEADCSAAGCKQTIPVKT